The genomic DNA ACTTATCCATCTCGTGCCACAGCTCGCTCCCCTTCTCCAGCTCGAAGTAGCTGTAGCCTGCATGCCAGGGGATCTGCGGCGGTGCGACCGGCATGGCGCGCAGCATAATGCCAGGCAGTTGCAGCTGAACCAGATCGCGAATTTTCGAGACCGGCGCCACTTTCATCTGGGCAGGGAAATGGGTTTGCAGGTGTTCGCCCGGCACGTTGGCTTTGACCGCCAGCACGAAACCGAACTCACGCACCATGCTGGTTTCCGGCACGGTCGCGATGTTCAGACCGTGGGAACGCTCGTTAAGCGGCAGCTGAATGGCATGGTCTTCCATCACCAGAGACAGCCCCTGACGCAGCAGCATCATCAGTTTGCTGAAGCAACCCGCTAGGTCGTCGTGATCGTAAATCGGCAGCACGCTTTCAGCGGTACGCTGAGACGCCCAGGTAGCGAGCTCGGTCGCAAACGGCAGCCAGCTGCGCCAGAGTGTTTCCGGATGCAGCAGCGGAAGCGTTTTTAAATGCGAAACCTCGCCCAGATGGCGGTTCACCAGTGAGAGCAGCGTGAATTCAATCAGTTCCGAGGTATTAAAGCGGCCAGGCTGGCGCAGACGACCGCCAATTTGCTGGCTGCGCTGTACCAGTAAGCCGTGCAGATCGTTAATCATGCTGTAGATCTGCGGGCTGTTATTGGCGTTCAGCATCGGCGGAATGTAGCTGCTATCGAGACGCACGTGGTTATCGTTGCGTTTCTCGGTCACAAACGCCACGCCGATAGCGGTCCACTCTGCCGTTACATCTTTTTCCAGCATCAGGGTCAGACGCAGGCGGCCAAACTGCACGGTGGCATCGCCTACCGACATGGCGTTGTCGTCTTCCACCTCTTGCTCAAAGGCGATGAAGCGCGCCAGCGAGGCCGGCTCGTCACTGAAGATCACCTCTTCTCTCTCTCCACGGCGAACCGGCAGTGCGAGCACCACCTTTTCATTGGTGAGATTGTCAGGGATTTTCAGCGGCACCGGACCATTGCGGCCATTGCGCACCTGGAAAAAGGTTCCGTCAGGCAGCAGTCCACTGCAGTAGCTCAGGGCAATGCATCCCTGGCGCAGCATCGCTTCGTCCAGCTCAACGTCGAGAAAGCCCCAAAGGTATGAACGCTGCAGCGCACCCCATTCACGAACGTGGTTGAGCAGATAGCTTTCAGTCCGCTGAAAATGGTGTGGGCGTAGGAACATGCCTTCGGTCCAGACGACCTTTTCTGCTTTCGTCATGATGATGTAATTCCTGTTATGAAGCGCGTTACTGGCTGATGACCCGGATGCCATTCACGTCGAGAAAAACGTTGGCCTGGAGTTCATCCGCTGACCATTTCCAGAACTGGTAGATATGGTTTTCGCCTGGCACAGGCAGAGGGAGTGAAACGCGCCATTTTTTGCCATCCAGCATCTGATATTCCGCCATCACACCAATGTAGCGGGCGTCGGGAGAGCTCTGTCCACTCAGGGTTTTCGAGAGCTGACCCGGCATCAGGAAGAAAACATCGCTGTTCAGCAGATTCGCGCCAAGCGTGGCTGACGCGTTGTTCTGCAGGGAATAGAAGTCGCTGGACATGAAATCCGCATCGGATTTCAGCAACAGCACTCTGACTTTTAGCGGCGCAGATTCATTGATTTGTGGATGAGCCTGAAACTGCAGATTGTAGCGGGAAGGGTCGCTGTGTGAAGACGACGTACAACCACTGACAAGGGCGAAAATCGCCGCGTAAAAGACGGACCACAACCAATGAAAATTTTTATTATTCATAAAAATACGCTCAGGGACGCGGTTTAGTTCAGGATCCAGGTACCGTTAGCGCTGTCTTTGCAGGCTTTGCTGTTACCGTCCACATCAACACAGGTTGCCTTCTTACGCACTTTCGCACGCTGGGCCTGCTTACGGACGGTCGCTTCGTACTGATCGGCTTTGATCACTGCGCGCATCGGGACGTAGCCAATCAGCTGATCATTTCCCTCATCGGCAAGCGCCATCCAGTAGTGCTCAACCTGACCCAGGACCACATACGTTTTACCGGTTTCCAGGGTACGGATAACCTTTCCGCCGAAGTCAGGACGGCTCATCAGCGAGGCAGGATACATGGCACGATACGGCTCATTGAGCTGAGTAAACTCTGCAGGAGGTAAAACAGCATGACGGTGGGTTAACGTGACGCCATTGACCTGGCTGGTCACGATCGTGTCGTCGTTGATCACAGGTTTCTGCGGCGCTTTACAGCCCGCCACCGCCATTACAAACAGAAGTGAAAACAGT from Enterobacter ludwigii includes the following:
- the tssK gene encoding type VI secretion system baseplate subunit TssK encodes the protein MTKAEKVVWTEGMFLRPHHFQRTESYLLNHVREWGALQRSYLWGFLDVELDEAMLRQGCIALSYCSGLLPDGTFFQVRNGRNGPVPLKIPDNLTNEKVVLALPVRRGEREEVIFSDEPASLARFIAFEQEVEDDNAMSVGDATVQFGRLRLTLMLEKDVTAEWTAIGVAFVTEKRNDNHVRLDSSYIPPMLNANNSPQIYSMINDLHGLLVQRSQQIGGRLRQPGRFNTSELIEFTLLSLVNRHLGEVSHLKTLPLLHPETLWRSWLPFATELATWASQRTAESVLPIYDHDDLAGCFSKLMMLLRQGLSLVMEDHAIQLPLNERSHGLNIATVPETSMVREFGFVLAVKANVPGEHLQTHFPAQMKVAPVSKIRDLVQLQLPGIMLRAMPVAPPQIPWHAGYSYFELEKGSELWHEMDKSGAFALHLAGEFPGLDMEFWAIRSPTE
- the tssJ gene encoding type VI secretion system lipoprotein TssJ, with amino-acid sequence MNNKNFHWLWSVFYAAIFALVSGCTSSSHSDPSRYNLQFQAHPQINESAPLKVRVLLLKSDADFMSSDFYSLQNNASATLGANLLNSDVFFLMPGQLSKTLSGQSSPDARYIGVMAEYQMLDGKKWRVSLPLPVPGENHIYQFWKWSADELQANVFLDVNGIRVISQ